In the genome of Ferrovibrio terrae, the window TTCGGGCCGGACCGGCGGCGGCAGGTGCGCGCCGATTATGCCGGGCCGTTTCGCCGCGCGGCAGACCGAGCGGCCGAGTGATCGCCGGGTTTAAGCGAAACTGCGTTCGGCCACGCCCTTGAGGGCGTCGATGATCTCGCGGCCGAGTTCGCCTGCGGGGCCCTGGATGCGGTTGTCGACCACCGTGCGCAGGGCCTCGACATGGGCGTCGATCACGGCGCGATCCACCTTTTTGCGCTCGATGGCCCGCTCGATATAGCGGCAGAGCAACTGGCCGATATCGGTGATCAGGTGGTAGCCGAAGGTGCTGCCCTGGCCCTTGATGTCATGGGCGACGCCGTAGACCTCGCGGAGGGCTTCGGAATTGTTGCCGTCGGTGATGCCGGCGATGGCGGCATCCAGGCGCTTCAGGTCGTCATTGACCCAGCCGATGTACTTGTCTGCCAGCCCGGCCACCGCCGCCTGGGCGCTGGCCACAGCAACCCCGAACTCCTTGTCGGACTCCGCGTCAGAAGGCTTGCCGTTACGTTGCGTCATGGTCGGCCGGACATCGTTTTAAGAATGATTAGCTGGCCGGCTATAAGGGAGTGCCCGGGCTCCCGAAGTCTAGGTTATCAACTGGTAACCTGTCCCTTCGAACAGGTACCCCACAGAAGGTAGCCCGGACGGTTATTCTGCCGGCTCGGCCTTGCCGGCCTCGACGTCCGGGGTCTTTTCCAGCTCGCTCAGCTTGCGGGCGATGAAGCCGGCCGGCTTGGTGAAGCGGGCCAGCAGCAGATACAGCACCGGCACCACGAACAGGCTGAGCAGGGTGGCGAAGGTCATGCCGCCGACGATCACCCAGCCCAGCGCCGATCTCGATTCGGCGCCGGCGCCGCTGGCGAAGGCCAGGGGGATGGCGCCGAAGACGGTGGCAATGGTGGTCATCAGAATCGGCCGCAGGCGGGCGATCGAGGCGGTGACCACGGCATCGTAGATGCTCTGGCCCTCGTCGCGCAGCTGATTGGCGAATTCCACGATCAGGATGCCGTTCTTGGCGATCAGGCCGACCAGCATGATAATGCCGATCTGGCTGTAGACGTTCAGCGTCTGGCCCGCCAGCAGCAGGCCGGCCAGCGCGCCGGTCACCGCCAGCGGCACCGACAGGATGATGATGATGGGGTGGATCCAGCTCTCGAACTGGCCCGCCAGCACCAGGAACACCACGATCAGCGCGAGGCCGAAGGTGATGAAGATGGCTGCAGACGAGTCTTTGTATTCGCGGCTTTGGCCGGAATAGGAGATGCGAACTTCCGGCGGCAGCACTTCCGCAGCCACGCCGTCGAGATAGTCGAGTGCCTGACCAAGCGTATAGCCCGGTGCCATCGAGGCTTCGATCATCACAGACCGCAGACGGTCGGTGCGGATCAGTTCGCGCGCATTGGCGCCTTCCTGGATGGTAACCAGGCTGGCCAGCGGCACCAGCTTGCCGCCGGTATTGGCGCCGCGCACATAGATATTGTTCAAATCATTCGGCGTGACGCGCTGGTCCACCGGCGCCTGCACCAGCACCTTGTACTGCTTGCCATCGCGCTGGAAGTTGGTGACTTCGCGCGACCCCAGCATGGTTTCCAGCGTGCGGCCGATGGTCTCGACATTGACGCCAAGATCGGCGGCGCGGTCGCGGTCGATCTGCACGCGGATTTCGGGGCGGGTCGGCTGGTAGTTCTTTTTCACACCGAGCAGGTTCGGATTTTCCTGTGCCTTGATCATGATGCGATCCGACCATTCGTCGAGCTGCGCATAGGTCGAGCCGCCGAGGATAAAGCGGACTGGCGACTGTGCGCCCGGCAGGCCGAGGCTGGGCGGATTGACGACGATGGCGCGCACGCCGGTCAGAGCCTGCATTTCGCGGAAGACCTGGCGGGCGATTTCCTGCTGCTTGACGTTGCGCTTGTCCCAGTCAGCCATGCGCACGACGATCATGCCGGAATTGACCGGCGAGGGGCGGCCGCCCCAGGCTGGGGCCACGTTCGACATCGCCACGGTCACGGCGCCGGACTTGATGTGCTTCTCCAGCACCTGCTCCATCATGATGATGTTTTTGCGGGTGTAGTCGTAAGACGAGCCTTCCGGCCCCTCTACAATCACGAAGAAGGCGCCGCGGTCTTCGGTCGGCGCGAATTCACGCGGCAGGGCCTGGAACATCAGGACGGCGGCCACGGACACCACGGCACCCAGCGCCAGGACCACGACTGGCGCGCCCAGCGAGCTGCGCAGCAGGCGGCCATAGCCATTGCCCATGCCGACGAAGAATTTCTCGGTCACATGGTAGAACCGGCCTTCTTCCTTGGCTTCATGCAACAGCTTGGAACACATCATCGGTGTCAGCGTCAGCGCGACGAAACCCGAGAACAGCACGGCTGCCGCCACTGACATGCCGAATTCGCGGAACAGGCGGCCGGTATTGCCCTCCATCAATGAGATCGGGACGAAGACGGCGATCAGCACCACGGTGGTGGCGATGACGGCAAAGCCGATCTGGCGCGCGCCGCGCAGACTTGCCAGCAGCGGCGGTTCGCCCAGTTCGATGCGGCGGTGGATGTTTTCCAGCACCACGATGGCGTCGTCGACCACCAGACCGATGGCCAGCACCAGCGCCAGCAGGGTCAGCACGTTGATCGAATAGCCGAGCGAGCCGATGACGATGAACGAGCCGATCACCGAGACCGGGATGGCGACGGCGGGAATCAGGGTGGCGCGCCAGGAGCGCAGGAACAGGAAGATCACGCCGATCACCAGCGACAGCGCGACGGTCAGCGCATGAAACACTTCGTAGATCGACTGGCTGATGAACTTCGACTGGTCGTAGGTCACTTCCATGCGCACGCCGGTCGGCAGGCTGTCCTTCAGCCGTTCGACGGTGGCCGCGACGCCGGTGGAGATTTCCATGGCATTGGCCTTGGACTGGCGGATGATGCCGAGGCCAATGGCGGTCACGCCGTTGATGCGCTGTTCGGTGCGTTCGTCTTCAGCGCCGAGTTCCACCTTGGCGACTTCGCCCAGGCGCAGCAGATAGCCGTCCTGTTCGCGCAGTACGACATTGCGGAATTGCGCGGCGGTGCGCAGGCCGGATTCGGCGCGCACGGTGAACTCGCGCATGTTGCTTTCGACGCGGCCCGACGGTAGCTCGACATTCTGGCGGCGGATCGCTTCTTCCACGTCCTGCACGGTGACGTTGCGGGCGGCCATTGCCATGCGGTCGAGATAGACGCGCATGGAGTAGCGGCGGGCACCGTAGATGTTCACGGAAGCCACGCCGTCGATGATCGACATCTGGTCGACCAGGTAACGGTCGGCATAGTCGGTGAGTTCGAGCAGGCTGAGGCGGTCGCTGAACAGCGAGATGTAGATGATCGGCCGGGCATCGGCCTCGGTCTTGGCGATGATCGGCTGGTCGGCTTCATCCGGCAGCTTCGACAGGATACGGCTGACCTTGTCGCGCACGTCGTTGGCGGCGGCATCGACATTGCGGCTCAGGTTGAACTCGATGCTGATCGCGCTGGATTCCTCGCGGCTCGCCGAGGTGATGGTGCGGATGCCTTCGATGCCGGCGACCGAGTCTTCGATCACTTGGGTGATCTTGCTCTCGATGATTTCGGCCGAGGCACCGCGGTAGATCGTGCTGACGTTGACCGCCGGCGGATCGATATCGGGATATTCGCGCACCGCCATGCCGCGCAGCGCAAACAGGCCGAAAATGATCAGCACCAGCGAAATGACCGTGGCAAAGACCGGGCGCTTGATCGAAATGTCCGAGAGAACCATGACGCTGCCTGTCGCCGTTACGGCCTAGCTGGAAGATTTCTGGTTGGGGGCCCCCGACATCGGCGGCGTGCCCTGGGCATTGGTCTGACGCACGCGCGAACCGTCGCGCAACTGCTGCAGGCCGGTGATGGCCACCTGCTCGTCGGGATGCAGGCCGTTGGTGATCTGCGCCAGACCCGGCAGGCGCTGGCCGACGGTGACGCGGGTGCGGGTGGCGCGCCCATCGCGGATCACGAAGACAAACTGTTCGCCGCCCTGCGCCAGCAGCGATTCTTCCGGCACCATCATGGCGTCCGGCACCTTGCCGACACTGAGTGCTACCGTCATGAACATGCCGGGCTTGAGCGCGTCGTCATTGTTCGGAATCTGGGCGCGGATGCGCACGGCCCGCGTGGTCGGATCGATGCGGCTGTCGATGGTGGTGACCACGCCGTCGAACTTGCGGTCCGGCATCGACGTGGCCTTGGCGCTCACGGTGTTGCCGATCTTCACGCCGCCCAGCACGGTTTCCGGCACTTCGAACTCCAGCTTGATCACCGACGTGTCGTCGAGCGTGGTGATCACGTCGCCCGGCCGCACCAGTGCGCCGAGACTGACCTTGCGCAGGCCGAGCTTGCCGTTGAACGGCGCGCGGATCACGCTGTCGGAAAACTTCGCCTGTTCGGCACGCAGCCGCGCTTCGGCGGCTTCATAGGCCTTGGACACCTCATCGAGGCGGGCCTGCGCCACAACCTTGCTTTCGATCAGCTGCTTGGCGCGGTCATAAGACATCCTGGCGGCATCGCGCGCGGCCCGCAGCGCACCGATATTGGCCGAGCTTTCGGCGGCCTCGAGTTCAACCAGGATGACGCCGGTCTTCACCACCTGGCTGTCCTGGAAGTTCAGCCGCTCGACGATGCCAGTGGCTTTGGCCGTAATGGTGACGGCTTCGTTGGCCTGCGCGGTGCCGACGGCTTCGATAGTGCGCGTGATTTCCATGCGGCGCACCGGCACGGCTTCGATCGGCAATGTGGGCGCGCCGCCCGCAACGGGGCGGGTTTCCGCCTGCTTGCCGCCAATGAACGGCAGGCTGTCGCGGAAAATGAACGCACCTGCAGCGCTGGCGGCAATCACGCCGACAACCAGAACCTGACTCCAGACTTTCATTCTGTCCTCTACCACCCAGTAAAAGGTCCCAGCCGACCCTTCGGCGTCTTCCCCCGGACGCGGCGCCAATGGCCTCATTGCAGCGAGGTTGCTGATTTCGGCGCCCGCCTGATCTATTGTATACGTCCTATTCAGCAAGGTCCTGCGTTTTCTCGGCAAAGCAGGCCCGTCCGGCAGACGCCAACGGCTTTGTGAAGGGCCGCGAGGGGAAGCGAAATGGTTCGGAATGGTTAAGGAGCGCGGATGGTAACCGGCCTGTACAGCCATTCGGCCTGCCTCGCCCATGACACGGGAGAAGGTCATCCCGAATGCGCGGATAGGCTGCGGGCCATCCTGGCCCGGCTGGAGGGGGAAGAGTTTCTCTACCTGGACCGCCGGGAGGCCCCCCGCGCCACGCCGGCACAGATCAGCCGGGTCCATCCCGGGGCTTATCTGGACCGCCTGATGGCGGCGATTCCACCGCGCGGGCTGAACTACATTGATGGCGATACTGTCGTTTCGTCCGGATCGGGTGAAGCGGCGTTGCGCGCGGCTGGCGCAGTCTGCGCCGCCGTGGATGCCGTGATGGGGGGCGAGCTGCGCAATGCCTTCTGCGCCGTGCGGCCGCCCGGCCACCATGCCGAGCCCGATCAGGCGATGGGATTCTGCCTGTTCAACAACGTCGCCATCGGCGCGGCGCATGCGCGCGACCGCTGGGGCATCCAGCGCGTGGCGGTGGTCGATTTCGACGTGCATCACGGCAATGGCACGCAGGCCGCGTTTGAGTCCGATGCCGGACTTTTCTACACCTCCACCCATCAGATGCCGCTCTATCCGGGCACCGGCGCGGCGGGCGAACATGGCGTCGCCAGCAACATCGTGAATGTGCCGCTGCGGCCCTATGCCGGGTCGGCGGAATTCCGTGCAGCCTGCGAGCGCGCGCTGCTGCCCAAGCTTGAGCAGTTCGCGCCCGAGCTGCTGATCATCTCGGCCGGTTTCGATGCCCATGTCGCCGATCCGCTGGCGCAGTTGCAGTTCACTGATCAGGATTATTACTGGATCACCGAAAAGCTGCTGCAGGTGGCCGACCGGACGGCGCAGGGCCGGGTGGTGTCGGCGCTGGAAGGCGGCTACGACCTGCAGGCGCTGGCCAGCGCCACCGCGGCGCATGTCAGGGCCCTGATGCTGGCGTAAACAGGCCCATTTCTGTACAACTCGGCCGGATTTTAGGCTTCCAACGCCCGGAGCGGAAAATGGCGTCGTATCAGTACATTTACGTGATGAAGGACCTGGCCAAGACCTATCCGGGTGGCAAGCAGGTTCTGAAGGGCATCTGGCTCAGCTTCCTGCCGGGCGCCAAGATTGGCGTGCTGGGCTCGAACGGCGCCGGCAAATCGACCCTGCTCAAGATCATGGCCGGCCTCGACAAGGAATTCACTGGTGAGGCCTGGGCCGCCGATGGCGTGAAGGTCGGTTACCTGCCGCAGGAACCGCATCTGAACGAGACCAAGGACGTGCTTGGCAACGTGATGGAAGGCGTCGCCGAGACCAAGGCGCTGCTCGATCGTTTCGAGGAAGTCTCGATGAAGTTCGGTGACGTCACCGACGACGACGAGATGAATGCGCTGATCGCGGAACAGGCCGATCTGCAGGAAAAGATCGACGCCGCGAATGCCTGGGACCTGCAGCGCAGTGTCGAAATCGCCATGGACGCGCTGCGCTGCCCGCCGGGCGATGCCGACGTGACTAAGCTGTCGGGCGGTGAAAAGCGCCGCGTGGCCTTGTGCCGCCTGCTGCTGTCCAAGCCCGACATGCTGCTGCTCGACGAACCGACCAACCATCTGGACGCGGAATCGGTCGCCTGGCTCGAGCGCTTCCTGCACGAATACGAAGGCACGGTCGTGGCCATCACCCACGATCGCTATTTCCTCGACAATGTCGCCGGCTGGATCCTCGAACTCGACCGTGGCTCGGGTATTCCGTGGGAGGGCAACTACTCCTCCTGGCTGGAGCAGAAGGAAAAGCGCCTCGCCCAGGAAGGCAAGGAAGAGGACAGCCGTCGCAAGTCGCTGGCGCAGGAACTGGAATGGGTGCGCCAGAGCCCGCGTGCGCGCCAGGCCAAATCGAAGGCCCGCCTCAAGGCCTATGAGGAAATGCTGCAGCAGCAGAATGAAAAGGCTGGCGATAACGTCACCATCACCATCCCGCCGGGCCCGCGCCTGGGCAATGTGGTGATTGAGGCGGAAGGCCTGAGCAAGGGCTTCGGCGACCGGCTGCTGATCGACAATCTCGACTTCAAGCTGCCGCCAGGCGGCATCGTCGGCATCATCGGCCCGAACGGCGCCGGCAAGACCACGCTGTTCCGCATGCTCACCGGCGGCGAGAAGCCCGACCAGGGCAGCTTACGCGTCGGCGACAGCGTGCAACTCGGCTATGTCGACCAGAGCCGCGACAGCCTGAACGACAAGA includes:
- a CDS encoding Hpt domain-containing protein, translating into MTQRNGKPSDAESDKEFGVAVASAQAAVAGLADKYIGWVNDDLKRLDAAIAGITDGNNSEALREVYGVAHDIKGQGSTFGYHLITDIGQLLCRYIERAIERKKVDRAVIDAHVEALRTVVDNRIQGPAGELGREIIDALKGVAERSFA
- the ettA gene encoding energy-dependent translational throttle protein EttA — encoded protein: MASYQYIYVMKDLAKTYPGGKQVLKGIWLSFLPGAKIGVLGSNGAGKSTLLKIMAGLDKEFTGEAWAADGVKVGYLPQEPHLNETKDVLGNVMEGVAETKALLDRFEEVSMKFGDVTDDDEMNALIAEQADLQEKIDAANAWDLQRSVEIAMDALRCPPGDADVTKLSGGEKRRVALCRLLLSKPDMLLLDEPTNHLDAESVAWLERFLHEYEGTVVAITHDRYFLDNVAGWILELDRGSGIPWEGNYSSWLEQKEKRLAQEGKEEDSRRKSLAQELEWVRQSPRARQAKSKARLKAYEEMLQQQNEKAGDNVTITIPPGPRLGNVVIEAEGLSKGFGDRLLIDNLDFKLPPGGIVGIIGPNGAGKTTLFRMLTGGEKPDQGSLRVGDSVQLGYVDQSRDSLNDKKTVWEEVSEGNDMITLGKRDVPSRAYCSWFNFKGADQQKKVGMLSGGERNRLHLAKMLKTGANVLLLDEPTNDLDVDTLRALEEALENFAGCAIVISHDRWFLDRLATHIMAFEGDSHVEWFEGNYQDYEADKKRRLGADADQPHRIKYKPLERR
- a CDS encoding histone deacetylase family protein; translation: MVTGLYSHSACLAHDTGEGHPECADRLRAILARLEGEEFLYLDRREAPRATPAQISRVHPGAYLDRLMAAIPPRGLNYIDGDTVVSSGSGEAALRAAGAVCAAVDAVMGGELRNAFCAVRPPGHHAEPDQAMGFCLFNNVAIGAAHARDRWGIQRVAVVDFDVHHGNGTQAAFESDAGLFYTSTHQMPLYPGTGAAGEHGVASNIVNVPLRPYAGSAEFRAACERALLPKLEQFAPELLIISAGFDAHVADPLAQLQFTDQDYYWITEKLLQVADRTAQGRVVSALEGGYDLQALASATAAHVRALMLA
- a CDS encoding efflux RND transporter periplasmic adaptor subunit, whose amino-acid sequence is MKVWSQVLVVGVIAASAAGAFIFRDSLPFIGGKQAETRPVAGGAPTLPIEAVPVRRMEITRTIEAVGTAQANEAVTITAKATGIVERLNFQDSQVVKTGVILVELEAAESSANIGALRAARDAARMSYDRAKQLIESKVVAQARLDEVSKAYEAAEARLRAEQAKFSDSVIRAPFNGKLGLRKVSLGALVRPGDVITTLDDTSVIKLEFEVPETVLGGVKIGNTVSAKATSMPDRKFDGVVTTIDSRIDPTTRAVRIRAQIPNNDDALKPGMFMTVALSVGKVPDAMMVPEESLLAQGGEQFVFVIRDGRATRTRVTVGQRLPGLAQITNGLHPDEQVAITGLQQLRDGSRVRQTNAQGTPPMSGAPNQKSSS
- a CDS encoding efflux RND transporter permease subunit; translated protein: MVLSDISIKRPVFATVISLVLIIFGLFALRGMAVREYPDIDPPAVNVSTIYRGASAEIIESKITQVIEDSVAGIEGIRTITSASREESSAISIEFNLSRNVDAAANDVRDKVSRILSKLPDEADQPIIAKTEADARPIIYISLFSDRLSLLELTDYADRYLVDQMSIIDGVASVNIYGARRYSMRVYLDRMAMAARNVTVQDVEEAIRRQNVELPSGRVESNMREFTVRAESGLRTAAQFRNVVLREQDGYLLRLGEVAKVELGAEDERTEQRINGVTAIGLGIIRQSKANAMEISTGVAATVERLKDSLPTGVRMEVTYDQSKFISQSIYEVFHALTVALSLVIGVIFLFLRSWRATLIPAVAIPVSVIGSFIVIGSLGYSINVLTLLALVLAIGLVVDDAIVVLENIHRRIELGEPPLLASLRGARQIGFAVIATTVVLIAVFVPISLMEGNTGRLFREFGMSVAAAVLFSGFVALTLTPMMCSKLLHEAKEEGRFYHVTEKFFVGMGNGYGRLLRSSLGAPVVVLALGAVVSVAAVLMFQALPREFAPTEDRGAFFVIVEGPEGSSYDYTRKNIIMMEQVLEKHIKSGAVTVAMSNVAPAWGGRPSPVNSGMIVVRMADWDKRNVKQQEIARQVFREMQALTGVRAIVVNPPSLGLPGAQSPVRFILGGSTYAQLDEWSDRIMIKAQENPNLLGVKKNYQPTRPEIRVQIDRDRAADLGVNVETIGRTLETMLGSREVTNFQRDGKQYKVLVQAPVDQRVTPNDLNNIYVRGANTGGKLVPLASLVTIQEGANARELIRTDRLRSVMIEASMAPGYTLGQALDYLDGVAAEVLPPEVRISYSGQSREYKDSSAAIFITFGLALIVVFLVLAGQFESWIHPIIIILSVPLAVTGALAGLLLAGQTLNVYSQIGIIMLVGLIAKNGILIVEFANQLRDEGQSIYDAVVTASIARLRPILMTTIATVFGAIPLAFASGAGAESRSALGWVIVGGMTFATLLSLFVVPVLYLLLARFTKPAGFIARKLSELEKTPDVEAGKAEPAE